A single window of Gossypium arboreum isolate Shixiya-1 chromosome 13, ASM2569848v2, whole genome shotgun sequence DNA harbors:
- the LOC108464540 gene encoding 26S proteasome regulatory subunit 6A homolog isoform X1, whose amino-acid sequence MKEQADVKEISPLQIHRLKSNFFKLSFSSTTRELQFEDSSFEEDQLASMTTEDIVRASRLLDNEIRILKEEMQRTNLELDSYKEKIKENQEKIKLNKQLPYLVGNIVEILEMNPEDEAEEDGANIDLDSQRKGKCVVLKTSTRQTIFLPVVGLVDPDKLKPGDLVGVNKDSYLILDTLPSEYDSRVKAMEVDEKPTEDYNDIGGLEKQIQELVEAIVLPMTHKERFQKLGIRPPKGVLLYGPPGTGKTLMARACAAQTNATFLKLAGPQLVQMFIGDGAKLVRDAFQLAKEKSPCIIFIDEIDAIGTKRFDSEVSGDREVQRTMLELLNQLDGFSSDERIKVIAATNRADILDPALMRSGRLDRKIEFPHPTEEARARILQIHSRKMNVHPDVNFEELARSTDDFNGAQLKAVCVEAGMLALRRDATEVNHEDFNEGIIQVQAKKKASLNYYA is encoded by the exons ATGAAAGAGCAGGCCGACGTGAAGGAAATAAGCCCATTGCAGATTCATCGGCTGAAATCGAATTTTTTCAAGCTCTCATTTTCTTCGACAACAAGAGAACTACAGTTTG AAGATTCTAGCTTTGAAGAAGACCAGTTGGCTTCCATGACTACCGAGGATATCGTCCGAGCTTCCCGTCTTCTTGATAACGAGATTCGTATTCTCAAG GAGGAGATGCAAAGGACAAATCTCGAGTTGGATTCATACAAGGAAAAGATTAAGGAGAATCAAGAGAAAATTAAGCTTAACAAGCAGTTGCCTTACTTAGTCGGCAACATTGTTGAG ATATTGGAGATGAACCCTGAAGATGAGGCAGAGGAGGATGGTGCCAACATAGATCTAGACTCACAAAGGAAGGGTAAATGTGTTGTGCTGAAAACCTCTACTCGTCAG ACCATCTTTCTACCTGTGGTTGGACTTGTAGACCCTGATAAATTGAAACCTGGTGATTTGGTTGGTGTCAACAAAGACAGCTACTTGATATTGGATACTTTGCCATCTGAGTACGACTCCAGAGTAAAGGCTATGGAGGTTGATGAGAAGCCAACTGAGGACTACAATGATATTGGTGGCTTGGAGAAGCAG ATCCAAGAACTAGTTGAGGCCATTGTGTTGCCCATGACTCATAAAGAAAGGTTTCAAAAGTTAGGCATTCGTCCACCTAAGGGGGTGCTCTTATATGGACCTCCTGGCACTGGAAAAACCTTGATGGCCCGTGCTTGTGCAGCACAAACAAATGCCACGTTTCTGAAGCTAGCAGGCCCACAGCTGGTTCAG ATGTTTATTGGAGATGGAGCAAAACTTGTCCGTGATGCTTTTCAGCTTGCAAAAGAAAAGTCTCCATGCATCATTTTTATAGATGAAATTGATGCAATTGGCACAAAGCGTTTTGATAG TGAGGTGAGTGGGGATAGGGAGGTTCAGCGAACAATGTTGGAACTGCTTAACCAGCTTGATGGCTTTAGCAGTGATGAACGCATTAAG GTCATAGCAGCAACTAACCGAGCTGATATCCTTGACCCTGCTCTGATGCGTTCTGGTCGATTGGATCGTAAAATTGAGTTCCCACATCCCACTGAAGAAGCAAGAGCTCGAATCCTTCAG ATCCACTCAAGGAAGATGAACGTTCATCCAGATGTCAATTTTGAAGAACTTGCTCGATCTACAGATGATTTCAATGGAGCACAGCTGAAAGCTGTTTGTGTGGAGGCAGGCATGCTAGCTCTTCGCCGCGATGCAACTGAG GTGAACCATGAAGATTTTAATGAAGGCATCATTCAGGTGCAAGCTAAGAAGAAGGCAAGCCTAAATTACTATGCATAA
- the LOC108464540 gene encoding 26S proteasome regulatory subunit 6A homolog isoform X2: protein MKEQADVKEISPLQIHRLKSNFFKLSFSSTTRELQFDSSFEEDQLASMTTEDIVRASRLLDNEIRILKEEMQRTNLELDSYKEKIKENQEKIKLNKQLPYLVGNIVEILEMNPEDEAEEDGANIDLDSQRKGKCVVLKTSTRQTIFLPVVGLVDPDKLKPGDLVGVNKDSYLILDTLPSEYDSRVKAMEVDEKPTEDYNDIGGLEKQIQELVEAIVLPMTHKERFQKLGIRPPKGVLLYGPPGTGKTLMARACAAQTNATFLKLAGPQLVQMFIGDGAKLVRDAFQLAKEKSPCIIFIDEIDAIGTKRFDSEVSGDREVQRTMLELLNQLDGFSSDERIKVIAATNRADILDPALMRSGRLDRKIEFPHPTEEARARILQIHSRKMNVHPDVNFEELARSTDDFNGAQLKAVCVEAGMLALRRDATEVNHEDFNEGIIQVQAKKKASLNYYA from the exons ATGAAAGAGCAGGCCGACGTGAAGGAAATAAGCCCATTGCAGATTCATCGGCTGAAATCGAATTTTTTCAAGCTCTCATTTTCTTCGACAACAAGAGAACTACAGTTTG ATTCTAGCTTTGAAGAAGACCAGTTGGCTTCCATGACTACCGAGGATATCGTCCGAGCTTCCCGTCTTCTTGATAACGAGATTCGTATTCTCAAG GAGGAGATGCAAAGGACAAATCTCGAGTTGGATTCATACAAGGAAAAGATTAAGGAGAATCAAGAGAAAATTAAGCTTAACAAGCAGTTGCCTTACTTAGTCGGCAACATTGTTGAG ATATTGGAGATGAACCCTGAAGATGAGGCAGAGGAGGATGGTGCCAACATAGATCTAGACTCACAAAGGAAGGGTAAATGTGTTGTGCTGAAAACCTCTACTCGTCAG ACCATCTTTCTACCTGTGGTTGGACTTGTAGACCCTGATAAATTGAAACCTGGTGATTTGGTTGGTGTCAACAAAGACAGCTACTTGATATTGGATACTTTGCCATCTGAGTACGACTCCAGAGTAAAGGCTATGGAGGTTGATGAGAAGCCAACTGAGGACTACAATGATATTGGTGGCTTGGAGAAGCAG ATCCAAGAACTAGTTGAGGCCATTGTGTTGCCCATGACTCATAAAGAAAGGTTTCAAAAGTTAGGCATTCGTCCACCTAAGGGGGTGCTCTTATATGGACCTCCTGGCACTGGAAAAACCTTGATGGCCCGTGCTTGTGCAGCACAAACAAATGCCACGTTTCTGAAGCTAGCAGGCCCACAGCTGGTTCAG ATGTTTATTGGAGATGGAGCAAAACTTGTCCGTGATGCTTTTCAGCTTGCAAAAGAAAAGTCTCCATGCATCATTTTTATAGATGAAATTGATGCAATTGGCACAAAGCGTTTTGATAG TGAGGTGAGTGGGGATAGGGAGGTTCAGCGAACAATGTTGGAACTGCTTAACCAGCTTGATGGCTTTAGCAGTGATGAACGCATTAAG GTCATAGCAGCAACTAACCGAGCTGATATCCTTGACCCTGCTCTGATGCGTTCTGGTCGATTGGATCGTAAAATTGAGTTCCCACATCCCACTGAAGAAGCAAGAGCTCGAATCCTTCAG ATCCACTCAAGGAAGATGAACGTTCATCCAGATGTCAATTTTGAAGAACTTGCTCGATCTACAGATGATTTCAATGGAGCACAGCTGAAAGCTGTTTGTGTGGAGGCAGGCATGCTAGCTCTTCGCCGCGATGCAACTGAG GTGAACCATGAAGATTTTAATGAAGGCATCATTCAGGTGCAAGCTAAGAAGAAGGCAAGCCTAAATTACTATGCATAA
- the LOC108464540 gene encoding 26S proteasome regulatory subunit 6A homolog isoform X3 yields MATAMVEDSSFEEDQLASMTTEDIVRASRLLDNEIRILKEEMQRTNLELDSYKEKIKENQEKIKLNKQLPYLVGNIVEILEMNPEDEAEEDGANIDLDSQRKGKCVVLKTSTRQTIFLPVVGLVDPDKLKPGDLVGVNKDSYLILDTLPSEYDSRVKAMEVDEKPTEDYNDIGGLEKQIQELVEAIVLPMTHKERFQKLGIRPPKGVLLYGPPGTGKTLMARACAAQTNATFLKLAGPQLVQMFIGDGAKLVRDAFQLAKEKSPCIIFIDEIDAIGTKRFDSEVSGDREVQRTMLELLNQLDGFSSDERIKVIAATNRADILDPALMRSGRLDRKIEFPHPTEEARARILQIHSRKMNVHPDVNFEELARSTDDFNGAQLKAVCVEAGMLALRRDATEVNHEDFNEGIIQVQAKKKASLNYYA; encoded by the exons ATGGCGACCGCTATGGTAGAAGATTCTAGCTTTGAAGAAGACCAGTTGGCTTCCATGACTACCGAGGATATCGTCCGAGCTTCCCGTCTTCTTGATAACGAGATTCGTATTCTCAAG GAGGAGATGCAAAGGACAAATCTCGAGTTGGATTCATACAAGGAAAAGATTAAGGAGAATCAAGAGAAAATTAAGCTTAACAAGCAGTTGCCTTACTTAGTCGGCAACATTGTTGAG ATATTGGAGATGAACCCTGAAGATGAGGCAGAGGAGGATGGTGCCAACATAGATCTAGACTCACAAAGGAAGGGTAAATGTGTTGTGCTGAAAACCTCTACTCGTCAG ACCATCTTTCTACCTGTGGTTGGACTTGTAGACCCTGATAAATTGAAACCTGGTGATTTGGTTGGTGTCAACAAAGACAGCTACTTGATATTGGATACTTTGCCATCTGAGTACGACTCCAGAGTAAAGGCTATGGAGGTTGATGAGAAGCCAACTGAGGACTACAATGATATTGGTGGCTTGGAGAAGCAG ATCCAAGAACTAGTTGAGGCCATTGTGTTGCCCATGACTCATAAAGAAAGGTTTCAAAAGTTAGGCATTCGTCCACCTAAGGGGGTGCTCTTATATGGACCTCCTGGCACTGGAAAAACCTTGATGGCCCGTGCTTGTGCAGCACAAACAAATGCCACGTTTCTGAAGCTAGCAGGCCCACAGCTGGTTCAG ATGTTTATTGGAGATGGAGCAAAACTTGTCCGTGATGCTTTTCAGCTTGCAAAAGAAAAGTCTCCATGCATCATTTTTATAGATGAAATTGATGCAATTGGCACAAAGCGTTTTGATAG TGAGGTGAGTGGGGATAGGGAGGTTCAGCGAACAATGTTGGAACTGCTTAACCAGCTTGATGGCTTTAGCAGTGATGAACGCATTAAG GTCATAGCAGCAACTAACCGAGCTGATATCCTTGACCCTGCTCTGATGCGTTCTGGTCGATTGGATCGTAAAATTGAGTTCCCACATCCCACTGAAGAAGCAAGAGCTCGAATCCTTCAG ATCCACTCAAGGAAGATGAACGTTCATCCAGATGTCAATTTTGAAGAACTTGCTCGATCTACAGATGATTTCAATGGAGCACAGCTGAAAGCTGTTTGTGTGGAGGCAGGCATGCTAGCTCTTCGCCGCGATGCAACTGAG GTGAACCATGAAGATTTTAATGAAGGCATCATTCAGGTGCAAGCTAAGAAGAAGGCAAGCCTAAATTACTATGCATAA